The Miscanthus floridulus cultivar M001 chromosome 7, ASM1932011v1, whole genome shotgun sequence genome includes a region encoding these proteins:
- the LOC136465592 gene encoding disease resistance protein PIK6-NP-like — protein sequence MAAAAVVSVSMGVMKPHLAKLTTLMGDEYKKLKGLQKDVTFLQRELSDMDALLEKMDSADELDPQAKKWRRDIIEMSYNIEDRIDDFMHCVGEANHKMGILQKASHYVKTFKHRRQLANELQGIKTLVTEASNRRKRYMLHQCISVTTPVVVHPRMSTPYKDSASPVGIDVQKDELVNWAMDEGKQLKFMAIVGFGGIGNTTLANEVYREVGGMFECKAFIFVSQKP from the coding sequence ATGGCGGCAGCTGCCGTGGTGAGCGTCTCCATGGGGGTCATGAAGCCCCACCTGGCGAAGCTCACCACCCTCATGGGCGATGAGTACAAGAAGCTCAAGGGCCTACAGAAAGATGTGACCTTCCTCCAGCGTGAGCTCAGCGACATGGATGCCCTCCTTGAGAAGATGGACAGCGCCGATGAACTTGACCCGCAGGCAAAGAAATGGAGGAGAGACATAATTGAGATGTCATACAACATTGAAGACCGCATCGATGACTTCATGCATTGTGTTGGTGAAGCCAACCACAAGATGGGGATCCTACAGAAAGCTTCCCACTATGTCAAGACTTTTAAGCATCGCCGCCAACTAGCAAATGAGTTGCAAGGGATCAAAACTCTAGTGACTGAAGCAAGCAACCGTCGAAAGAGGTACATGCTTCATCAATGCATATCGGTTACTACCCCTGTAGTTGTTCATCCTCGCATGTCGACACCATACAAGGATTCAGCAAGCCCTGTGGGAATTGATGTCCAAAAGGATGAGCTTGTCAACTGGGCAATGGACGAAGGCAAACAATTGAAGTTTATGGCAATAGTAGGATTTGGAGGTATAGGAAATACCACTCTTGCCAATGAGGTGTATCGTGAGGTTGGAGGCATGTTTGAATGCAAGGCGTTTATATTCGTCTCTCAAAAGCCATAA